The Deltaproteobacteria bacterium sequence CTCCCATTACCGCATCCTTTTACTTACATAATCCCGCCTGGCCTGTCCGTAGTCCCCGGTCATCTAGTTGAGGTTTCTTTGGGACGACGCCATGTGGTTGGTGTTATTGGTTTTCTTCATGAAAAAGCTGGCCACCAGGTGGCTACCGACAAAGAGATAAAAGAAATCATTCGTCTCCTCGATTCCCGGCCTGTCGTGACCGAATCGATGTTCGAGTGCCTCAACTGGGCCTCCCGGTATTACATGACCCCTTTGGGGGAGGTCTTATCGACGGCTCTCCCGTCGGCCCTCTATCGCAGACGGCGGACCGATTCAAAAAAGGAGCCGACGATTCGGCAATCGCCATTTGCGGAACATTGGGAGACGGAAAAGGAGGTTTCGCTCAATGCCGAACAGGAGGCTGTTTATCAGGCGCTTGCTGAAAAGGCCGACGCACGGGTTTTCCATCCGGCCCTTCTCTTTGGCATCACCGGGAGCGGCAAGACCGAGATCTACCTGAAACTTCTTCAACAGGTTCTTTTGAAGAGCAAAACGGCCCTTTTCCTTGTGCCCGAAATTGGCCTGACCCCGCAGGTGGTGGCCCGCTTTCGGCAGGTATTCGGGGAGAAGCTAGCCCTTTATCACAGCGGGTTGACCGAAAATCAACGTCTGCACGAATGGAGACGGTGCCTGGAGGGGAGCGCTCGCGTGGTGGTCGGCACTCGTTCGGCCCTTTTTGCCCCTTTGGCCTCCTTGGGGCTTATCATCATCGACGAGGAGCACGATGCATCCTACAAACAGGAGGAGCGATTCCGGTATCACGCCCGCGATCTGGGGCTGGTGCGGGGCAAGATTGAAAACGCGGTTGTCCTTTTGGGGTCGGCCACGCCTTCTCTGGAGAGTTTTTCCAACGCCCGTGCCGGCAAATACAGGCTTTTTACCCTGCGCGAACGGCCGACACAGGCGGTCACGCCGCAAATCCGCCTGATTGACATGGCCGCTTACAAACGACAGACAAAGAGCGTTTTGTCCCTCTGCTCCGAAATGCATGAAGCGATTGCCGAGACGCTTCGGCGAAAAGAGCAGGCGCTTGTTTTGATCAATCGCAGGGGCTTTGCCAGTTCGTTTTTTTGCCTCGCCTGCGAAAAGTCGCATCTCTGTCCCAATTGCAGTGTCAGCCTCACCTACCATCGCCATAACAAGCAACTCTTGTGCCATTATTGCGCCTTTGAGACGAAACTCCCCTCGATTTGTCCCTCCTGTGGAAGCCGTGAAACAACCCTTTTGGGCCTTGGCACCGAGACGGTAGAGGAGGAGTTGAAGACCTGGTTTCCACGGGCCCGGTTGAGCCGTCTGGACCGGGACAGCACGCAAAAGAAGGGGTATCTTTTGCAAACGCTCAAAAGAATGAAGGAGGGGAAAATCGATATCCTTGTCGGGACGCAGATGGTGGCCAAGGGGCACGACATACCCAATGTGACCCTCGTCGGCGTTTTGGGGATCGACGCGGGGCTGGGGCTCCCCGACTTTCGCGCGGCGGAAAAGAGTTTTCAGCTTTTAACCCAGGTGGCCGGCCGGGCGGGGAGGGCTGAAAAACCGGGACGGGTGATCGTGCAAACCTTTGCTCCGGACCATTTCAGCATTCAGTGCGCCTGCCGGAACGATTACGAACGGTTTTTTGAACAGGAATTGTCCTTCCGCAGAGAGGCGGGCTACCCCCCGGAGGCGCGGCTGATCCAGTTTCGTTTTTCCTCCGCCAACGAAAAACGTTTGATCGATTTCATGCGATGCCTGAAGGTCCATTTGGATCATATGGCGGGCGGCCCTGCCGCCCTTGGTCCCTCAAAGGCGCCGATCGAAAAAATCCGCGGCCGGTTCCGCTGGCAGGTTCTCCTGAAAGGGAAGAACAGGGATGCTGTCCAGAAAGGGGCGTCTCGAATAGCCGCCTTTGCCGGGTCAAACATCCCCTCCGGCGTTCAATGGGCGGTTGATGTCGATCCGATCTCTATGTTATAAATTCAGTGCGTGGGTGTTCGTGTGCCCGCGTACCTGCGTAAGAATGTGAACACGTAGACACCCGGGCACTCAGGCACCCGGGCACATTATGTCAATACTCACCGTTCTCAAATACCCCAACCCCCGCCTGCGGAAGAAATCAAAACCGGTTCCGAAGGTTTCAGCCTCCATCGTTCGATTGGCCGAGGATATGTTTGAAACAATGTATATCAGTAACGGCATCGGCCTTGCCGCGCCGCAGATCGGCGAGACAATCCGCCTTGTCGTCATGGATGTGCCGAAGATCGACCCGATCGATCCCGAAAAAATCGTTCACGACAAGCTGGCGCTGGTGAATCCGGAGATTGTGAAGGGGGAAGGAAAGATCCAGTATGAGGAGGGGTGCCTTTCCTGTCCGGAACTGATTGTCCTTGTCGACCGGAATGCAAATATCCGCGTAAAATATCTCGATCTTGAAGGGAAACCAAGGGAAATCGGGGCGGAGGAGCTTAAAGCGGTTTGCATCCAGCACGAGATCGATCATTTAAACGGCGTTCTGCTGGTGGACAAGTTGAGCCGGGTCAAACAGGATTTGTACAAGCAAAAGCGTTTGCGGGTGGCGAAAGAGGAAAAGGAACTGGCCGCAATACTGTGAACAAACCCTCGATTCTCTTCATGGGCACGCCCGAGTTCGCGCGTGTCTCTCTTGTGTCCCTGATCGACAATGGCTATCCGATCGTTGGGGTTTTTACCCAGCCTGATAAACCGGCCGGCA is a genomic window containing:
- the priA gene encoding primosomal protein N', whose translation is MNYADVWLPLPLPHPFTYIIPPGLSVVPGHLVEVSLGRRHVVGVIGFLHEKAGHQVATDKEIKEIIRLLDSRPVVTESMFECLNWASRYYMTPLGEVLSTALPSALYRRRRTDSKKEPTIRQSPFAEHWETEKEVSLNAEQEAVYQALAEKADARVFHPALLFGITGSGKTEIYLKLLQQVLLKSKTALFLVPEIGLTPQVVARFRQVFGEKLALYHSGLTENQRLHEWRRCLEGSARVVVGTRSALFAPLASLGLIIIDEEHDASYKQEERFRYHARDLGLVRGKIENAVVLLGSATPSLESFSNARAGKYRLFTLRERPTQAVTPQIRLIDMAAYKRQTKSVLSLCSEMHEAIAETLRRKEQALVLINRRGFASSFFCLACEKSHLCPNCSVSLTYHRHNKQLLCHYCAFETKLPSICPSCGSRETTLLGLGTETVEEELKTWFPRARLSRLDRDSTQKKGYLLQTLKRMKEGKIDILVGTQMVAKGHDIPNVTLVGVLGIDAGLGLPDFRAAEKSFQLLTQVAGRAGRAEKPGRVIVQTFAPDHFSIQCACRNDYERFFEQELSFRREAGYPPEARLIQFRFSSANEKRLIDFMRCLKVHLDHMAGGPAALGPSKAPIEKIRGRFRWQVLLKGKNRDAVQKGASRIAAFAGSNIPSGVQWAVDVDPISML
- the def gene encoding peptide deformylase; translation: MSILTVLKYPNPRLRKKSKPVPKVSASIVRLAEDMFETMYISNGIGLAAPQIGETIRLVVMDVPKIDPIDPEKIVHDKLALVNPEIVKGEGKIQYEEGCLSCPELIVLVDRNANIRVKYLDLEGKPREIGAEELKAVCIQHEIDHLNGVLLVDKLSRVKQDLYKQKRLRVAKEEKELAAIL